One segment of Parvularcula sp. IMCC14364 DNA contains the following:
- a CDS encoding phasin family protein — protein MTKKDTPANDIARRIWLAGVGAYGKAFSDAQESLEKIGEDTSRRFDELVARGEEIEDNLEEKRQDLMERMPKQPFALDDRIHEMRQRLGLVIPANGVAETDGGDLEGRLARLEDKVDLLLEQVQSLTKSPARKKTASKKRATRK, from the coding sequence ATGACAAAAAAAGATACCCCGGCGAATGATATTGCACGGCGCATCTGGCTCGCAGGTGTGGGCGCTTATGGCAAAGCCTTTTCAGATGCACAGGAATCCCTTGAAAAAATCGGTGAAGACACCAGCCGTCGCTTTGACGAACTGGTCGCACGCGGAGAAGAGATTGAGGACAACCTCGAAGAAAAACGGCAGGACCTGATGGAACGGATGCCAAAGCAGCCTTTCGCGCTGGATGATCGAATTCACGAAATGCGCCAACGCCTTGGCCTTGTTATTCCGGCAAATGGTGTCGCTGAAACAGACGGCGGCGACCTGGAAGGTCGCCTGGCACGGCTTGAGGACAAGGTTGATCTTCTGCTTGAACAGGTTCAATCTCTGACCAAGTCGCCAGCCAGAAAAAAAACGGCGTCAAAAAAACGGGCCACAAGAAAATAG
- a CDS encoding TetR/AcrR family transcriptional regulator — MAAKPKTRDRILQTALALFNDEGEAEVSTVEIAAVLDISPGNLYYHFKGKDAIIEGLFDDFEEEIRQVLNAPIAKPLALEDNWIYLYIIFEEIHDFRFFYNSLPTILERCPSLQPRFRRVLALKQDVATAILTSMQKAGVLAISETGRDLLAERIALQITYWIQYCSLKDPRRKEAALIHEGVFSILSQLTPWLGENGVAYAALLEEFYESRSV, encoded by the coding sequence ATGGCCGCCAAACCCAAAACACGCGATCGCATTCTTCAGACGGCACTTGCTCTTTTCAATGATGAGGGCGAAGCAGAAGTGTCAACGGTCGAGATTGCGGCTGTCCTCGATATTTCACCGGGTAACCTTTATTATCACTTCAAGGGCAAGGACGCGATCATCGAAGGGCTGTTCGATGATTTCGAAGAAGAGATACGACAGGTGCTGAATGCGCCTATCGCCAAGCCACTGGCCCTGGAAGACAACTGGATTTATCTCTACATTATCTTCGAAGAAATCCACGACTTCCGCTTTTTTTACAATTCCCTGCCAACAATTCTTGAGCGCTGTCCCAGCCTGCAACCCCGCTTTAGGCGCGTACTGGCCCTAAAGCAGGATGTGGCAACTGCCATTCTCACGTCAATGCAGAAGGCCGGCGTCCTTGCGATAAGTGAAACAGGGCGTGATCTTTTGGCTGAACGTATCGCGCTGCAAATCACCTACTGGATACAATACTGTTCCCTGAAAGACCCGAGACGGAAGGAAGCGGCCCTGATCCATGAAGGTGTGTTTTCAATTCTCTCCCAGTTGACGCCCTGGCTTGGTGAAAATGGCGTTGCCTATGCTGCATTGCTCGAAGAGTTTTACGAAAGCCGTAGTGTCTAG
- a CDS encoding AbgT family transporter, which translates to MAKTATATGGQRGILGLIERAGNKLPDPVFIFFYLIAALMLVSIVASFFGLSAKLNDDVLAGMGQSSLDRFGIKEDGIIYAISLLSAENIQRLWVEMPKTFTHFHPLGYVLVVMLGAGVAERSGLFATAMRAAVSGAPKFLLTPVVALVAMIGNHAADAAYVVLIPLAGVLFASAGRHPLAGIAAAFAGVSGGFSANIAPGQLDALLFGITQQAGEVLVPSYVANIAGNWYFIAAMTVVFTPIIWFVTDMIIEPRFGKYVPEGHAANSVSDNNEPITPEQRKGLRNAGFACLIVVFAWALMTLWPWGTPLIDDEGANANAELVLQLRPLFQSLVAAFFILFLAAGWAYGSAAGTIKDKQDVVDMMSEAMKDLGYYLVLAFAAAHFVEMFIWSNLGLISAVHGADAIENSGLPLWALLGVIVVFSGMINLFVGSASAKWALLAPVLVPMLMLLGVSPEGATAAYRVGDSATNIITPLMVYFPLILIFCQRWVKEFGIGSLTAMMIPYSIWIMITGVVLMMAWVYLGWPLGPGASISYTLPGAGG; encoded by the coding sequence ATGGCAAAGACAGCGACAGCCACGGGCGGACAACGTGGCATCCTTGGGTTGATTGAACGCGCCGGGAATAAATTACCGGACCCTGTTTTCATCTTTTTCTATCTTATTGCAGCGTTGATGCTGGTTTCCATTGTAGCCTCTTTCTTTGGCCTTTCTGCCAAGCTCAATGACGATGTTCTGGCAGGCATGGGCCAAAGCAGCCTTGACCGCTTTGGCATCAAGGAAGACGGGATCATCTACGCGATAAGTCTTCTTTCAGCGGAGAATATCCAGCGCCTCTGGGTTGAGATGCCCAAAACGTTCACGCATTTTCACCCGCTTGGCTATGTACTGGTCGTCATGCTCGGTGCGGGCGTTGCTGAACGCTCTGGCCTTTTTGCAACAGCGATGCGTGCGGCTGTCAGCGGTGCTCCCAAGTTCCTTCTGACTCCGGTGGTTGCGCTCGTTGCCATGATCGGTAACCACGCCGCAGATGCTGCCTATGTCGTTTTGATTCCTTTGGCGGGCGTGCTGTTCGCTTCAGCCGGGCGACACCCTTTAGCGGGGATCGCAGCAGCCTTTGCCGGTGTATCCGGCGGCTTCTCGGCCAACATCGCACCGGGTCAGCTTGATGCCCTGCTCTTCGGGATCACCCAGCAGGCCGGCGAAGTGCTGGTCCCAAGCTATGTGGCAAACATTGCCGGCAACTGGTACTTCATTGCAGCAATGACGGTGGTGTTCACGCCAATTATCTGGTTTGTCACTGACATGATTATTGAACCGCGCTTCGGCAAGTATGTACCAGAAGGCCATGCCGCCAATTCTGTTTCAGACAATAACGAACCCATCACCCCGGAACAACGCAAGGGTTTGCGCAACGCAGGCTTTGCCTGCCTCATCGTCGTTTTTGCCTGGGCCCTGATGACGCTTTGGCCGTGGGGTACGCCCCTGATTGATGACGAAGGAGCAAATGCCAATGCAGAGCTGGTGCTGCAGTTGCGTCCCCTCTTTCAGTCTCTTGTAGCAGCCTTCTTCATCCTGTTCCTGGCCGCAGGTTGGGCCTATGGCTCGGCAGCTGGCACTATCAAGGACAAGCAGGACGTTGTCGACATGATGAGCGAGGCCATGAAGGACCTCGGCTATTATCTCGTGCTGGCCTTTGCTGCCGCTCACTTCGTGGAGATGTTCATCTGGTCAAATCTCGGTCTGATTTCTGCAGTCCATGGCGCAGATGCTATTGAGAATTCCGGCTTGCCGTTATGGGCTCTACTTGGTGTGATTGTTGTCTTCTCGGGCATGATCAATCTGTTTGTCGGCTCGGCCTCAGCCAAATGGGCCCTGCTCGCACCTGTGCTCGTGCCCATGCTGATGTTGCTTGGCGTATCACCTGAAGGTGCTACAGCTGCTTACCGTGTGGGGGATAGTGCGACCAATATCATCACCCCGCTGATGGTATACTTCCCGCTGATCCTGATTTTCTGTCAGCGCTGGGTAAAGGAATTCGGCATCGGCTCTCTCACCGCCATGATGATCCCCTACTCCATCTGGATCATGATCACCGGTGTGGTGCTCATGATGGCCTGGGTTTATCTCGGCTGGCCCCTGGGCCCTGGTGCCAGCATTTCCTACACACTCCCGGGCGCTGGCGGGTGA
- a CDS encoding FkbM family methyltransferase yields MSEDNEAYNSQKKQDFWVDKALKKKRNGYFLELGAADGILHSNSLFFEKYRNWNGILIEAIDDQFEKLIKNRTATCLKAVVNDEPETVMFRPDRRQGSGIVADDTDNNYRVRADELKTAEIIEMQARTLTSILDECDAPKIIDYFSLDVEGAEARVLRSIDFNKYIFGLLTIERANAECNQLLRENGYVFVKNFQNDNFYAHASYSEEYDIKYSDDWYDIPAKEW; encoded by the coding sequence ATGAGTGAAGACAACGAAGCCTATAATTCACAGAAAAAACAGGATTTCTGGGTCGACAAGGCGTTGAAAAAAAAACGTAACGGATACTTCTTGGAGTTGGGCGCAGCGGATGGCATCCTTCACTCCAACAGCCTTTTTTTTGAAAAATATCGTAACTGGAATGGCATTCTGATTGAAGCTATCGACGATCAATTCGAGAAACTAATTAAAAACCGCACAGCTACTTGCCTAAAGGCAGTAGTCAATGATGAGCCTGAAACCGTCATGTTTCGCCCGGACCGTCGACAGGGAAGCGGCATAGTCGCTGACGATACAGATAATAACTATCGAGTGAGAGCGGATGAGCTAAAGACAGCCGAGATTATCGAAATGCAGGCACGCACACTAACATCGATACTTGACGAGTGTGACGCTCCCAAGATTATCGACTATTTCTCTCTGGATGTGGAAGGCGCAGAAGCGCGCGTGCTTAGATCTATTGACTTCAATAAATATATCTTCGGACTTCTTACAATCGAAAGGGCGAATGCAGAGTGCAACCAGCTTCTCCGCGAAAATGGGTACGTCTTTGTAAAGAATTTCCAAAATGACAACTTTTACGCGCATGCCTCATATAGCGAAGAATACGACATAAAGTATTCAGATGACTGGTACGATATACCTGCCAAGGAATGGTAA
- a CDS encoding queuosine precursor transporter, with protein MTNNKLIKRENSDALQAHSFRYYDFAMSAFVAILICSNLIGAAKLSQVDLPVIGTQIFGAGILFFPLSYVLGDVLTEVYGYARARRVIWAGFGAVIFMALMSWVVVALPPADIWAGQPAYEEVFGLTPRIVFASIIAFWAGELANAFVMARMKVWTEGKHLWTRTIGSTVVGQGIDSLLFYPIAFLGVWTTQAVITVLITNYLLKVLWEAILTPVTYRVVNTLKRLEGVDIYDRQTDFTPFSVRQ; from the coding sequence ATGACCAACAACAAGCTGATCAAAAGAGAAAACTCAGATGCACTGCAGGCGCACAGTTTTCGTTATTATGACTTTGCCATGTCTGCCTTTGTGGCAATCCTGATTTGTTCAAACCTGATTGGAGCGGCCAAACTCTCGCAAGTGGATTTGCCCGTAATCGGTACCCAGATATTTGGGGCTGGCATACTCTTTTTTCCATTGTCTTATGTCTTGGGGGATGTGCTGACAGAAGTTTATGGCTATGCAAGAGCGCGCCGGGTGATCTGGGCTGGTTTTGGTGCCGTGATATTCATGGCACTGATGAGCTGGGTTGTAGTCGCATTGCCGCCTGCCGATATCTGGGCTGGTCAGCCAGCATATGAAGAAGTGTTCGGACTGACGCCGCGAATTGTTTTCGCCTCTATTATTGCTTTTTGGGCTGGTGAACTTGCCAATGCGTTTGTGATGGCGCGTATGAAAGTCTGGACGGAAGGCAAGCACCTCTGGACGCGCACCATCGGTTCAACTGTTGTCGGGCAGGGTATCGACTCCCTGTTGTTTTATCCGATAGCCTTTCTTGGCGTCTGGACAACGCAGGCAGTGATTACGGTACTGATTACAAACTATCTGTTGAAAGTCTTGTGGGAGGCGATTTTGACGCCTGTAACATACCGGGTGGTCAACACCCTCAAGCGTTTGGAGGGTGTTGACATTTATGATCGCCAAACGGACTTCACACCATTTTCAGTACGCCAGTGA
- a CDS encoding IS3 family transposase (programmed frameshift) — protein MKRTKFTDAQIAFILKQADEGTPVKEVCRKAGISDATFYNWRKKYAGLMPSEMKRLKQLEEENNNLKKLVADLSLDKAMLQDVIKRKPLRPARRRDLVNDLIAVWKVSERRACRVLQAPRSTQQYKTRRDGQADLKKRIKEIAETRVRYGYRRIHVLLKREGWAINAKRVYRLYHEMGLQLRNKTPKRRVKAKLRDDRKEATAVNETWAMDFVHDQLVTGRKLRVLTVVDTFSRFSPVIDARFSYKGEDVVRTLEQACRVFGYPKSIRADNGPEFISRDLDLWAYTKNVTLDFSRPGKPTDNAFIESFNGKFRAECLNTHWFMNLDDAREKLENWRRDYNEFRPHSAIGNISPVELVNRMADQSPP, from the exons ATGAAACGAACGAAGTTCACCGACGCACAGATAGCATTTATTTTGAAGCAGGCAGATGAAGGAACGCCAGTAAAGGAGGTTTGCCGAAAGGCAGGCATCTCGGATGCCACCTTCTATAACTGGCGGAAAAAGTATGCTGGGCTGATGCCATCCGAGATGAAGCGGTTAAAACAGCTGGAAGAAGAGAACAACAATCTGAAGAAGCTTGTGGCTGACCTGTCTCTCGACAAAGCCATGCTGCAGGACGTTATCAAGCGAAAGC CTCTAAGGCCTGCTCGCCGCCGGGATCTTGTGAATGATCTGATTGCTGTCTGGAAAGTCAGTGAACGGCGTGCCTGCCGTGTCCTGCAGGCGCCGCGATCGACACAACAGTACAAAACCCGGCGAGACGGTCAGGCCGATCTGAAGAAACGTATCAAAGAGATTGCTGAAACCCGGGTCAGATATGGCTATCGGCGCATCCATGTTCTTCTGAAAAGAGAAGGATGGGCGATAAACGCGAAACGCGTTTATCGACTCTATCATGAAATGGGGCTGCAGCTGAGGAACAAGACGCCCAAACGCCGGGTAAAGGCAAAGCTGCGCGATGACAGAAAGGAGGCGACAGCCGTCAATGAAACATGGGCCATGGACTTCGTTCATGATCAACTGGTGACAGGACGTAAGCTGAGAGTATTGACTGTAGTGGATACATTCTCCCGGTTCTCTCCAGTGATTGATGCAAGGTTCAGCTACAAAGGAGAAGATGTCGTCAGAACACTGGAGCAGGCTTGCCGGGTGTTCGGCTATCCAAAGTCTATTAGGGCGGACAACGGTCCTGAGTTTATCTCTCGAGATCTTGATCTGTGGGCATACACAAAAAACGTCACACTGGACTTCTCACGGCCGGGCAAGCCGACGGATAATGCCTTCATTGAAAGTTTCAACGGCAAGTTCCGGGCGGAATGTCTGAACACGCACTGGTTTATGAACCTTGACGATGCGCGGGAAAAACTGGAGAACTGGCGTAGAGACTATAATGAGTTTCGACCCCACAGTGCGATTGGCAATATCTCGCCTGTCGAACTGGTAAATCGAATGGCGGACCAATCACCGCCATGA
- a CDS encoding DMT family transporter: protein MSTEVIAALCMIASALGHAVMNVYNKGADDIVLFRAVFLGISATCSIPFLFFLPFPTFEVWMHLGFSLVIHAAYTFFMLNALQKGDLGLVYPIMRGLAPVLAALIALFFLGEELPLLAVLGLIAACATLIAFAWPAKGGTLNKTAIIYALLTAIMIAFYSVNDAAGARAMGNPLVYIAWFFVSVSLPIALTCFWLRRKVFVKEAPGIVRKAFLASLVGFSSYALALYALSLAPVALMVSLRETSVVFGAILATVILKEPFGQRRILLAGLLAFFLVLMQVTAN, encoded by the coding sequence TTGAGTACGGAAGTCATCGCAGCATTGTGCATGATTGCATCGGCTCTCGGTCATGCGGTAATGAATGTTTACAACAAAGGCGCTGATGATATTGTGCTCTTTCGCGCCGTATTTCTTGGCATTTCTGCGACTTGTTCAATCCCGTTTCTCTTTTTTCTGCCTTTTCCGACTTTTGAAGTATGGATGCATCTCGGCTTTTCACTGGTTATCCACGCGGCTTATACGTTCTTTATGCTGAACGCACTCCAGAAGGGTGATCTTGGACTTGTTTATCCAATTATGCGGGGGCTTGCGCCAGTTTTGGCAGCGTTGATTGCGTTGTTCTTTCTCGGTGAGGAACTGCCATTGCTGGCCGTCCTAGGACTTATAGCGGCTTGCGCGACGTTGATTGCTTTTGCCTGGCCGGCTAAAGGCGGCACTTTGAATAAGACAGCAATCATATATGCTCTACTAACTGCCATCATGATTGCCTTTTATTCCGTGAACGATGCAGCGGGGGCCAGAGCGATGGGTAACCCGTTAGTCTATATAGCGTGGTTTTTTGTCTCGGTCAGTCTGCCAATAGCCCTTACCTGTTTCTGGCTGCGCCGGAAGGTTTTTGTGAAAGAGGCACCGGGAATTGTGCGTAAGGCGTTTCTTGCTTCTCTCGTCGGTTTTTCAAGTTACGCTCTTGCCCTTTATGCGCTGTCTCTTGCGCCGGTTGCGCTGATGGTGTCCTTGCGGGAAACCAGTGTTGTGTTCGGCGCAATTCTGGCGACGGTCATCCTGAAAGAACCTTTCGGTCAGCGCCGTATCCTGCTTGCCGGTTTGTTGGCTTTTTTCCTTGTTCTCATGCAGGTCACCGCAAACTAG
- a CDS encoding N-formylglutamate amidohydrolase encodes MNFPVFRKLRKGSGNFFIFCDHASNFIPSEFGNLGLPEAVLETHIAWDPGALTLATELARLLEADLTQCTFSRLLIDPNRAPDQVGLIPEVSDDIVIPGNQNLSEGAIKRRNSMYGSYHTAQNVALNEVVEQGHSPFILSVHSFTARMKGAHEDRPWQLGVLWNHDEKTGRKAVQLLSDATGYAVGDNEPYDGHYYNHALDRHAAPRSLPHMTLEVRQDLISTVAEAHNMARLLAPVFQKLADTTAGISS; translated from the coding sequence ATGAATTTTCCTGTGTTCCGTAAGCTCAGAAAAGGGAGCGGTAATTTCTTTATCTTTTGTGATCATGCCAGCAATTTTATTCCGTCAGAGTTCGGTAATCTTGGTCTTCCAGAGGCGGTATTGGAGACGCATATCGCCTGGGATCCGGGTGCTCTAACTCTCGCAACAGAACTTGCGCGCCTGCTTGAGGCAGATCTGACGCAGTGCACTTTCTCCCGTCTGCTCATAGACCCAAACCGCGCGCCAGATCAGGTTGGCCTGATCCCAGAAGTAAGTGATGATATCGTTATTCCCGGAAATCAGAATCTCTCTGAAGGCGCCATTAAGAGACGCAACAGTATGTATGGATCATATCATACAGCCCAGAATGTTGCGTTGAACGAAGTGGTTGAACAGGGCCATTCCCCATTCATTCTCTCAGTTCACAGTTTCACGGCCAGGATGAAAGGCGCCCATGAAGACCGGCCATGGCAACTGGGTGTTCTATGGAATCATGACGAAAAGACCGGTCGCAAAGCCGTCCAGTTATTGTCAGATGCCACAGGTTACGCAGTGGGCGATAATGAGCCGTATGATGGTCACTACTACAATCATGCACTCGATCGTCATGCCGCTCCGCGCAGCCTGCCTCACATGACCCTCGAGGTCAGGCAGGATTTGATAAGCACGGTTGCGGAAGCCCATAATATGGCCAGACTTCTCGCGCCCGTCTTCCAGAAGCTGGCTGATACCACTGCCGGAATCAGCAGCTGA
- a CDS encoding patatin-like phospholipase family protein produces MADNSGNDPATLPDKHAASGWPKPKIGLALGGGVGRGWAHIGVIKRLLEHGIEPDLVAGTSVGALVGGCYLAGRLETLEDWARSLNRRRMTGYFDFLINGTGIIGGKKLEKVLQRHLGDVMIEDLPRPFTAVTSELATGHEAWLRSGSLVEAIQAAYALPGVFPPRKIMGRWLIDGALVNPLPVSVCRAMGARLVVAVGLHADAFGRAAVSRAERYDDFEFVEGHGLRETGQDEVGKSAMLRQLFGGGEKTPSMGTVMLASLNIVMDRLTRSRLAGDPADVSLLPSIGHIALLDFDKADELIELGAQCVDHQLPFIRNALSVLGKNDDQDVSNSPSS; encoded by the coding sequence ATGGCTGATAATTCCGGAAATGATCCCGCCACCCTACCCGACAAGCACGCTGCTTCTGGATGGCCAAAGCCCAAAATAGGCCTGGCGCTTGGTGGCGGTGTGGGACGTGGCTGGGCTCATATTGGCGTGATCAAGCGCCTGCTGGAACATGGAATCGAACCTGACCTTGTGGCCGGCACCTCTGTAGGTGCCCTGGTCGGAGGCTGTTATCTGGCCGGACGCCTGGAAACGCTTGAAGACTGGGCCCGCAGCCTGAACAGGCGCCGCATGACAGGGTATTTTGACTTTCTCATCAATGGCACGGGAATCATTGGCGGCAAAAAACTCGAGAAGGTTCTGCAGCGCCATTTGGGCGATGTAATGATTGAGGACCTGCCAAGACCTTTCACCGCAGTAACCTCGGAGCTGGCAACCGGCCACGAAGCCTGGCTTCGCTCAGGCTCACTGGTGGAAGCGATACAGGCGGCCTATGCCCTGCCCGGTGTTTTCCCGCCGCGCAAGATCATGGGCCGGTGGCTGATTGACGGCGCGCTGGTTAACCCACTCCCCGTCTCTGTTTGCCGCGCGATGGGCGCGCGCCTGGTCGTCGCCGTTGGTCTGCATGCTGATGCTTTTGGCAGAGCTGCTGTTTCTCGGGCCGAACGCTATGACGATTTTGAGTTTGTCGAGGGGCATGGGTTGCGCGAAACGGGGCAGGATGAAGTTGGTAAGTCCGCAATGCTGCGGCAGCTCTTTGGCGGCGGTGAAAAAACACCAAGCATGGGCACCGTAATGCTTGCCTCACTGAATATCGTGATGGACCGGCTGACACGTTCGCGGTTGGCGGGTGACCCGGCAGATGTAAGCCTACTACCCAGCATAGGCCATATCGCGTTACTTGATTTTGACAAAGCGGATGAGCTGATTGAGCTTGGCGCGCAATGCGTTGACCATCAACTTCCCTTCATCAGGAATGCTTTATCCGTACTCGGCAAAAATGATGATCAGGATGTGAGCAACAGCCCCTCATCCTGA
- a CDS encoding CBS domain-containing protein — MKIHQMLDQKGYDVQAIDRHATMEQAVGVLGEKNIGAVVVTDGDGSVCGILSERDVVRHMSRSGPGILTAAVDDYMTKNVVTCTRDADLQDVMEIMSKRRIRHLPVVEDGKLVGIVSIGDVVKRKIELAEEEAESLKQYIAAG; from the coding sequence ATGAAAATACACCAGATGCTGGATCAAAAGGGTTACGACGTGCAGGCGATAGACCGTCATGCAACGATGGAGCAGGCCGTAGGTGTTCTCGGTGAGAAAAATATCGGGGCTGTCGTTGTGACAGACGGCGATGGTAGTGTCTGTGGTATTTTGTCGGAGAGGGATGTGGTTCGGCATATGTCGCGCTCAGGCCCGGGTATCCTTACAGCAGCTGTTGATGATTATATGACCAAGAATGTCGTCACATGCACCCGCGACGCGGATCTGCAGGATGTCATGGAGATCATGTCAAAACGGCGCATCCGTCACTTGCCTGTCGTCGAAGACGGCAAGCTGGTCGGCATTGTTTCCATCGGTGATGTTGTTAAGCGCAAAATTGAACTGGCTGAAGAGGAGGCCGAGTCTCTCAAGCAATATATAGCCGCAGGCTGA
- a CDS encoding rhomboid family intramembrane serine protease codes for MTPDRPSERAGLQIDQAAPNLWRPASAVVMIPMLLFVAVYAFLAFLPEAVSVSILDRFALSPLKVTGVQAVQLSSEEILLTFLTHVFLHADVVHLLVNCFWFYIFAQPLAVRFRAARHFSLSERITGSFVFMALFLSASVFSGLCYILMNTQEAVILIGASGAISAVMGASIRLGLRRYQPGGISRGRPLSIIDPKVLLASSLYIGSNLLLLTPYGDYLLFGAPAGQVAWEAHISGFLFGLVMLSYFDRLTLPRR; via the coding sequence ATGACGCCAGACCGCCCATCAGAACGCGCAGGGTTGCAAATTGATCAGGCAGCCCCGAATTTATGGCGACCGGCCTCTGCTGTGGTCATGATACCTATGCTGCTTTTCGTGGCTGTATATGCATTTCTGGCTTTTCTGCCTGAGGCTGTGTCCGTGTCGATCCTGGACAGGTTTGCCTTGTCGCCCCTTAAGGTGACGGGCGTGCAGGCAGTTCAGCTCAGCAGTGAGGAAATTCTTCTTACTTTCCTTACGCATGTTTTTCTGCATGCCGATGTGGTGCATCTTCTGGTTAACTGTTTCTGGTTTTATATCTTTGCCCAGCCATTGGCAGTCCGGTTTCGAGCGGCAAGGCATTTTTCGCTCAGTGAACGCATCACAGGGTCATTTGTATTCATGGCACTTTTTCTGTCTGCGTCTGTTTTTTCAGGCCTGTGCTATATACTCATGAATACGCAGGAGGCAGTTATTCTGATTGGTGCATCGGGAGCAATTTCTGCTGTCATGGGCGCCTCCATTCGTCTGGGTCTGAGGCGCTATCAGCCAGGGGGCATAAGCAGGGGAAGACCACTTTCGATCATTGACCCCAAAGTGTTGCTGGCCAGTTCCTTGTATATTGGATCAAACCTCCTCCTGCTCACGCCCTATGGAGATTACCTGTTATTTGGAGCGCCTGCGGGGCAGGTTGCCTGGGAGGCGCATATTTCTGGATTTTTGTTTGGCTTGGTAATGTTGTCATATTTCGACCGGTTAACCCTGCCGCGCAGATGA
- a CDS encoding PilZ domain-containing protein, translating into MYSEIADTVETPSDGHDKRRHRRIDLPLPVRFMLPDGAEHQGRTINISAGGALIETGGVPAREGSPLLMYIGQLGRIEGKVIRVDEARFAVAFDAKRQRLRRVADTLVWLHNNTGQNLNRRQAQRIQRDKPALARFDNGQEAPCLVLDISITGASIKVSPLPEIGTQIGIGKMLGRVVRHHPEGVGVEFIQKSTHKNR; encoded by the coding sequence ATGTACAGCGAGATTGCTGACACTGTTGAGACGCCCAGTGATGGACATGACAAACGTCGTCATCGCCGCATAGACCTGCCTTTGCCGGTACGCTTCATGCTGCCTGACGGCGCAGAGCACCAAGGGCGAACCATAAACATCTCAGCGGGCGGCGCCTTGATTGAAACAGGCGGCGTACCGGCCCGAGAAGGCAGTCCTCTCCTGATGTATATCGGGCAACTGGGGCGCATAGAAGGTAAGGTCATTCGGGTTGATGAGGCGCGTTTTGCCGTCGCTTTTGATGCGAAACGTCAACGCTTGCGCCGGGTAGCAGATACACTTGTGTGGCTGCACAACAATACGGGGCAAAATCTTAACCGCCGTCAGGCCCAACGCATACAGCGGGATAAGCCAGCACTAGCAAGGTTCGACAATGGTCAGGAAGCTCCCTGCCTGGTCCTGGATATTTCCATTACCGGCGCTTCCATCAAAGTTTCCCCACTGCCAGAAATCGGTACACAGATCGGCATCGGCAAAATGCTGGGACGCGTCGTGCGCCATCACCCGGAAGGTGTCGGGGTCGAATTCATTCAAAAATCCACTCACAAAAATCGGTAG
- a CDS encoding GYF domain-containing protein, whose amino-acid sequence MLSTDNWCLKVEERIYGPYTTKQLETFASEGRLSPQSQIAPAGGKVWRAAHQYPTIAELLSGEKSKSQKNFGRSNLRTQQSSLPDGAISNFIVIFDVLSGAATRLEHIIRNLGPAFRLTDNVWAVMSEQSIVGIKNTLAPHLQVREPVFVIDTKRGRSDWQNFTPEMHSKLTKSWINKVA is encoded by the coding sequence ATGCTCTCAACAGATAACTGGTGCCTAAAAGTCGAAGAACGGATCTATGGTCCTTATACAACGAAGCAACTTGAAACCTTTGCAAGCGAAGGGCGCTTAAGCCCGCAATCCCAGATTGCACCGGCTGGCGGGAAAGTCTGGCGTGCCGCCCATCAATACCCAACGATTGCTGAGTTACTTTCAGGCGAAAAATCAAAGTCTCAAAAAAACTTCGGACGCAGCAACCTACGCACCCAACAATCTTCTTTACCAGACGGGGCCATTTCCAATTTCATCGTCATCTTTGACGTATTGAGTGGTGCAGCAACACGCCTTGAGCATATTATCAGAAATCTGGGCCCTGCCTTTCGCCTGACTGATAATGTCTGGGCGGTGATGTCTGAACAGAGCATAGTCGGCATCAAAAATACGCTGGCCCCTCACCTGCAGGTTCGCGAACCTGTATTTGTGATTGATACCAAGCGAGGCCGCAGTGACTGGCAGAATTTTACTCCAGAAATGCACAGTAAGCTGACAAAGTCATGGATCAATAAAGTTGCCTGA